The window GTGTCGGATGCCGCCGTCGAGGGAGCCTCGACGGCTTCATCGGCCACCGCGGCCTCCTTGGTGGCTGCGGCCTTCTCGGCTGCCGCGGCCTTCTCGGCCTCCGCGGCAGCTTCGGCTGCCGCAACGGCCTCGGCCTGCGCGGAGGCCTTGGCGGCGGACGCCTCGGCCTCCGCCGCGGCCTTCGCCACCTTCGCGCGTTCGTCCGCGGCGGAGCGGATCGCACGCCACGCGGACTCCGCGGCCTGCTGCTCCGCCTCCTTCTTGCTGCGGCCGGTGCCGGTGCCGTACGAGACGCCTCCGACGCGGGCAGCAGCAGTGAAGGTCTTCTCGTGGTCCGGGCCGGTCTCGGTGACCAGGTACTCGGGCACGCCGAGCCCCTCGGTCGCCGTGAGCTCCTGGAGACTGGTCTTCCAGTCCAGGCCCGCTCCCAGATTCGAGGATTTCTCGATCAGCGGGTCGAAGAGACGGTGGACGAGTTCGCCCGCCGCGTCGAGACCCTGGTCGAGATAGACAGCGCCGATCACCGCTTCAAGGGTGTCGGCGAGGATGGACGCCTTGTCCCGGCCGCCCGTGCCCTCTTCGCCCCGGCCGAGCCGGATGAAGGAGCCGAGTTCGAGCCCGCGGCCCACCTCCGCAAGCGCACGCGAATTGACCACCGCGGCCCGCAGCTTGGCCAGTTGGCCTTCAGGCAGGTCGGGGTGGGTTCGGTACAGCGTGTCCGTGACCACGAGGCCGAGCACGGAGTCCCCGAGGAACTCCAGGCGCTCGTTGGTCGGCAGACCGCCGTTCTCGTACGCGTACGAACGGTGGGTCAGTGCACGCACCAGAAGGGCGGACTCGAGCTTGTACCCGAGCCGCCCTTCCAGAAGCGTGTGGGACGAGGCTGTGTTGTCCGCCTTTTTCTTGGCGTTTACGTCCGCCTTGGCGTCAGACATGAAGCCTCTCACCAGCCGCTCAGACCTCGAGGACCTGGCGCTTGTTGTAGGTGCCGCAAGCGGGGCACGCGATGTGCTGCAGCTTGGGCTCGTGGCAGCGCTCGCACGCAACCAGGGTGGGGACCGCAGCCTTCCACTGCGACCGGCGGTGGCGCGTGTTGCTGCGCGACATCTTCCGCTTCGGAACAGCCACGGCTACTTCTCCTGCTTCTCGTTGGCGCGCGCCGGTCGAGGCGCTTCGCCACTGATCTCGTCCTTCTCGCCATCTTCGAGTGAACCGGCGAGTCCCTGCAGTGCCGCCCAACGGATGTCGACGGCGTCGTGGTGGTGGTCCGGGTCGTCCGCGAGCCGGGCTCCGCACTGGGAGCACAGGCCGGGGCAGTCGTCCTGGCACACCGGCTGCATCGGCAGTGCGAGCACCACCGCATCACGCAGCACGGGTTCGAGGTCGAACAAACCGTCCTCGATGAAGAGCGTGTCCTCGTCGTCCTCGGCGTCGTCGGCCGGCTCCGCTTTCACACGGCCCCGGTCGTCGGCGTCAGGGTACGGGAACATCTCCTGGAAATCCGCTTCGAGCTGCTGCTCGACCGGCTCCAGACACCTTACGCACTCCCCCTTGGCCTGTGCACGGGCGGTGCCTGTGACAAGCACACCTTCCATGACCGACTCGAGGCGGAGGCCGAGCTTCACCGGGGCGCCTTCCGGCACTCCGATGACTCCCTGGATACCGAAATCCTTGGGAGCGTCGATCTCACGGGTCAGGCGCTGCAGCGCGCCAGGACGCCGCCCCAGCTCGTGTGTGTCGAACACGAGAGGGTTGCGGTGGTCGAGGCGGGCGTTCAGGGCCATTCCTGCTTTCGATCTTGAAACTCTGTGGGGCGCTGCCCTTCGGTGCTTCCCGGGCAGCGTTGATCGCGGACGTACACGCGACCGAAGAACCAGGGTACTGGACCTTTCGCTCTCGGCCCAATCCGGCCTCAGCGCCCCTGTTCGTACGCCCTGAGCTGCTCCGCGCTGATCATGGTGGTGTCGAAGAGACTGGTCTCGTCGAGGGCGTTCGCCTGCGCCTGCTGCGGCTGGGGCGCCTGCGGGGACTGGCCGTACGCCTGCTGAAGGTTCGGGTCGTACGCGGCCTGCTGGTCGTAGCCCTGCTGCTGCGGATAGGCGGCGTACGGATCGGCGGTCTGCTGCTGGTAGCCGTATCCGTCCTGCTGCGCGTACTGCTGCTGGTACCCGTACGGATCGGCGGTCTGCTGCTGATAGGCGTACGCGTCCTGCTGGGCGTACTGCTGCTGGGGCACGGGCTCCGGGGCCTGGGGCTGGACGGCCGGCTGGGCGGGCCGCTCGGAGAGGTCCGAGAGGCCGTCCAGGTACTCGGCGTCGGTGGTGTGCTGCGCGTTGCCGTCCTCGGCGAAACCGCCCAGGTCGCCGAGGTCGTCGCTGGCGATCCGGCCGTGCAGCTTCTGGCGGCCGCGGCCGACGGCGTCCAGGGTCTTGGCGAGCACCGCCTCGAAGGCGCCGAGCTTGACGTCGACGTACTCGTCGGCGTTGCGGCGCAGGGTCTCGGGGTCGTGGCTGCGCTCGGGAGCGTCCTCGTCCTCGTAGCCCTGCTCGTCGGTGCCGGGGCCCGTGCCGAGGAGCTTCTCGCGACCGCGGCCGACGGAGCCGAGGGTCTTGGTGAGGACGACCTCGAAGTTGGCGAGCTTGGAGTCGACGTACTCGTCGGCCTCGGCGCGGACGTCCTCGGCCTCCTTGCGGGCCTCGGAGAGGATGCGGTCCGCCTCGTTCTGCGAGCGGCGGGCGACCTCGGTGTCGGAGATCAGGCTGCCGCGCTCGGCGTGCGCGGACTCGATGATCCGCTCGGCCTCCAGGCGGGCCTGCTCGACCATCTGCTCGCGGCCGCCGATCAGCTCCTCGGCCTGGGCGAGGGAGCCGGGCAGCGCCTGGCGCACCTCTTCGAGCAGGGAGAGGAGCTCGGCGCGGTTGACCACGCACGAGGCCGACATGGGCATGGAACGGGCGCTGCCGACCGCCGAGACGATCTCATCGAGCTTCTTCTGCACGTCCACCGTGTGCTCGCCACTCTCTACAGCTGTGATGGAGACGGACGCCTCGACTGTACGACCACACCCGCCCCTCCCGACACCGGGTGACGCACTGTCAGGTGCCCGGGGCTCCGTCAGTCCTTCTTGAGCCGCTCCCTGAGCGCTTCCAGGACCACCGGCGGCACCAGGTGGGCGACGTCGCCGCCCCAGGTCGCGACCTCCTTGACCAGCGAGGAGGACAGGAAGCTGTAGGTGGGGTTGGTCGGGACGAAGAGGGTCTCGACACCGGAGAGGCCGTTGTTCATCTGGGCCATCTGCAGCTCGTAGTCGAAGTCGCTGACCGCGCGCAGGCCCTTGACGATGGCCGGGATGTCGCGCTCCTTGCAGAAGTCGACGAGGAGGCCGTGGAAGGACTCCACCTCGACGTTGCCGAACTCCGCGGTGACCTGGCGGATCAGGTCGATCCGCTCCTCGATCTCGAACAGGCCCCTCTTGGACTGATTGATCATCACCGCGACGTGCACGACGTCGTACAGCTTGGAAGCTCGGGCGATGATGTCGAGATGTCCGTTGGTAATCGGGTCGAACGACCCGGGACAGACGGCGCGGCGCACTTGAGATCCCTCGCTCTCCGGTCCGGTCATCGTGCGTCTTCGCACGTAGAGGCGGCGCGACCGTACCAAAACGTTCCCTCGCCGTAGCGACGGGACCTCAATGCCTCGAAGCCGTCGGGCCACCGGAATTCGCCGCCTCTAGTACTGCGCTCAACGGTGACGAGCGCTTCGCCCGCGAGCCAGCCCCCGGAGCGGAGTGTGAGCAGGATCTCGCGAAGATCGTCGTCCGTGACGGCGTACGGCGGATCGAGAAAGACGAGGTCGTACGGGGCTGCCGGCGCCGCCGCGCGGATGATCTGTTCCGCTTTGCCCGGTCTGACCTCGGCGCCGGGGAGGCCCAGTGCCTTCACGTTCTCCCGGATCGTGCGGGCCGCGCGGGCGTCGGCCTCCACGAGGAGGGTGTGTCCGGCGCCGCGGCTCAGCGCCTCCAGGCCGACGGCGCCGGAGCCCGCGTACAGGTCGAGGACGCGGTCGCCTTCCAGGGGGCCGCCGAGCAGGGACTGCCAGGTGGAGAAGAGTCCCTCCCGGGCGCGGTCGGAGGTGGGGCGGGTGCCGTTTCCCGGCGGGACGGCCAGGCGGCGTCCGCCGGCCCGGCCCGCGATCACGCGCGTCATCTCTTCTCGTTCTGTCGGTGCGCTGGGTGGGACACCTCCAGTCTCTCAGAGCCCGTGTCCGCCGGCCGGGGCCGCCGGGCTCTCGTGTTCCGCACGTGAGGTC is drawn from Streptomyces liliifuscus and contains these coding sequences:
- the rnc gene encoding ribonuclease III, whose product is MSDAKADVNAKKKADNTASSHTLLEGRLGYKLESALLVRALTHRSYAYENGGLPTNERLEFLGDSVLGLVVTDTLYRTHPDLPEGQLAKLRAAVVNSRALAEVGRGLELGSFIRLGRGEEGTGGRDKASILADTLEAVIGAVYLDQGLDAAGELVHRLFDPLIEKSSNLGAGLDWKTSLQELTATEGLGVPEYLVTETGPDHEKTFTAAARVGGVSYGTGTGRSKKEAEQQAAESAWRAIRSAADERAKVAKAAAEAEASAAKASAQAEAVAAAEAAAEAEKAAAAEKAAATKEAAVADEAVEAPSTAASDTASA
- the rpmF gene encoding 50S ribosomal protein L32, yielding MAVPKRKMSRSNTRHRRSQWKAAVPTLVACERCHEPKLQHIACPACGTYNKRQVLEV
- a CDS encoding YceD family protein, which encodes MALNARLDHRNPLVFDTHELGRRPGALQRLTREIDAPKDFGIQGVIGVPEGAPVKLGLRLESVMEGVLVTGTARAQAKGECVRCLEPVEQQLEADFQEMFPYPDADDRGRVKAEPADDAEDDEDTLFIEDGLFDLEPVLRDAVVLALPMQPVCQDDCPGLCSQCGARLADDPDHHHDAVDIRWAALQGLAGSLEDGEKDEISGEAPRPARANEKQEK
- a CDS encoding ATP synthase F0 subunit B, coding for MDVQKKLDEIVSAVGSARSMPMSASCVVNRAELLSLLEEVRQALPGSLAQAEELIGGREQMVEQARLEAERIIESAHAERGSLISDTEVARRSQNEADRILSEARKEAEDVRAEADEYVDSKLANFEVVLTKTLGSVGRGREKLLGTGPGTDEQGYEDEDAPERSHDPETLRRNADEYVDVKLGAFEAVLAKTLDAVGRGRQKLHGRIASDDLGDLGGFAEDGNAQHTTDAEYLDGLSDLSERPAQPAVQPQAPEPVPQQQYAQQDAYAYQQQTADPYGYQQQYAQQDGYGYQQQTADPYAAYPQQQGYDQQAAYDPNLQQAYGQSPQAPQPQQAQANALDETSLFDTTMISAEQLRAYEQGR
- the coaD gene encoding pantetheine-phosphate adenylyltransferase — encoded protein: MRRAVCPGSFDPITNGHLDIIARASKLYDVVHVAVMINQSKRGLFEIEERIDLIRQVTAEFGNVEVESFHGLLVDFCKERDIPAIVKGLRAVSDFDYELQMAQMNNGLSGVETLFVPTNPTYSFLSSSLVKEVATWGGDVAHLVPPVVLEALRERLKKD
- the rsmD gene encoding 16S rRNA (guanine(966)-N(2))-methyltransferase RsmD — its product is MTRVIAGRAGGRRLAVPPGNGTRPTSDRAREGLFSTWQSLLGGPLEGDRVLDLYAGSGAVGLEALSRGAGHTLLVEADARAARTIRENVKALGLPGAEVRPGKAEQIIRAAAPAAPYDLVFLDPPYAVTDDDLREILLTLRSGGWLAGEALVTVERSTRGGEFRWPDGFEALRSRRYGEGTFWYGRAASTCEDAR